The DNA region ATTGCTCGTCAGATTTAATCATCGATGGTTACCGATTTGGATTTCAATATTTAGACTCAAAGACATCTTTTACAATTGATTTAAACATATTCACAAGATTTAcaagttttagaaaatatctAGAAGATATTTAGAAGATTTAGAAGGTATTAAGAAGATTGAGAAGATATTAAGAAGATTGAGAAGATCTTAAGAAgatttagaagatattaagaagatttagaagatattaagAAGATTGAGAAGATATTAAGAAgatttagaagatattaagAAGATACAGAAGATATTTAGaagatttataagatatttggaatatttagAAGATATACAAGATACAGAAGATAGATATAGAAGACATAGAAGATAAATGAGAAGATATAAAGATTTAGAGGATAATTGAGAAAATTTAGAAGGCTTACGAGATGACTTACAAGATTTACAAGATGATTTACaagatatacaaatatattttatattaaaatttaaagattcacaaaagtatttttacactatttttctttttaataatttgttgaatcAAAAATGTGGGTTTTGTGATTGGGAAGTTTTGATGCATCCAGTATTTTTCTCTTGTGTATAAAGTGTAAAAATTAGTAGTTGTCAATGATAGTTTAATAATTCGTTGAATCGTTAATGTGCACGTAACAGTCTTAAATTGTAATCATTAGGTAAATCCTTACAATTATGCAAAACTCCAGGAAGATTTTAACAGAGAACCTTACACACAAGACGCATTAAATTAGATCAATAGGAACGAGGTTTATTTCCActtttaatttgcatttcaACCTTTGCTCCTTTTATTGAGATATTCTATTCATTACATTCACGTTTACGCCTTCGACACTCGACACACGTTAtcattgaaaacaatttaacaatttcataGGGGCAGTTAAACACTCACCACCTGTAATTAAACTTTCTGCTTCGTTACTGACCCATTCGTCGCTAATTATGGACGGCCGTTTCGTTGCGTACGAAAACCTgaaaacgaataaaaaaataaaataaaaaaaaaatgcaatcCGAGAATGGACGTCGTAAATCATTGAATCAGTGAACGTGCAATCCGTCCGTCATTTTCACATAATAAGCCGGAGTGCATCGTAAACTGCAGGAGGACGGTGGGAAAACAGAAAACACAGCGTCAACCGACATTTAAGTAAAAAggtttagaaggttagaatGGTGACGTAAAAAAGCGACTTTAGGTTCAATTTAAATGATGCCGTCTTCGAATGGAATACTTAATTGAGACGGCCGGGGcgataaacaacaattatttcttaatcgACACTTTCTTCCAGGTTGATCCACGCTGTTCTTTATTCCACTCACAATATTCGAAACTggcaaatcatttttatttatttatgttaacggtgcagtaattttgtttttgggaTTAATTACGGGCACGGAACGATCGAagggaatttaaaatttaaatcgtcGACGACAATTTAAGGTCGGTTATTACGGTGGGAAAACGATAAATATCAGTATAAGTTTgcttgtattgtttttattgtataaccATTGGACACCACTATTGTAAAGTGGAAAAGAATAAGGCGATGTCAGTTTTTCATCTCGTTATCTTTAACAGATTCTCCAACCGTTAAcaagttaattgaatttttgtgtGTCCCctttaattactttacttCTTACATGCACTAGAGGCTTAATAAAACGGCCAACAATAAAGGGACGAGTGTCAACAATCTTTCATTAAGCCACTAAAGTATCTTAATCGCTtcgaatatatataaatttatcaaatattttcccATTTCGAATGCATTAACGTACGCCTTAACATAAAAGTGCAACTCTCCGTGACGTAGATGGAAAAGAATCGGATTTATTGtggttttgaatttaaattgggCTTTTTTGTTAGCATAAGAAAGGCCTACATTATAAGGGGGAcgtatttaacgttttatattatactgtTGTAAGTGCgacacataaaaaatgtacaaaaatgtGTATGTGTGTTGAATAATATATGTTCTGACACAATTGCGGAATATATGTGCATTTTTAAGGGAAACCTACGATGAAAAGTTTCATTTTCGTAAGTTCCAATTAGCTGTAGAAATTAGAGAGAAACTTTttctactattttatattgttttaaagaaCAATCAAATTATGTTAGATACACAATAAGTTCGCTTCatttgaacaaataaatttaatttaatctttacaACCAACAGAAATATGCAAAAAAGCCTTTCATCGTACATTATAATctacaattatttcaaaataataatttttgatcactgacatagaatatttttttaaaattttatttaatataatataaaattgttcattagaataaataaattcaactaCTTAACAACTGACAAAATGAAACTacgtacattttaatttaaaaatttacaaatgttccacaaatttatcaaaatattattaaaatttgagcaTTGACATTGatttatctgaaaattatatcatattcaacttttttttcaaacaatatttcataattgtgccaaaacataatttttaattgttgacttagaataatataaaaataatatcgaACACATTTTGATTAATCCTTAATACAATCTAAAATAGttcaaaagaataaataaatttaatttcttttaatttctatatctaattgttatttaatttctagttaattaataatttttcattgttgAGATAGAATAATATGGAAATGCCGTATGCAGTTTGATTAATgcttaatacaatttaaaatgttttattagaataaataaatttaacttttcctTAATTGCAACGTGCAAAAATAAAGCTTCTCATCGTACatttacctttaaaaattcacatacATTCCACAATTGTGCCAAAACATTAATCATTTTAGATCGTTGACTcagaataatttgaaaattgtattgtataaacataatttgattattcatttataccATTTGAAAtggttcattaaaataaataaatttaacttttttctttttatttgagCTTTTTATCGTACGTACATTTTCCTTAAAGaatgcatatatatatatatatatatatatatatatatatatatatatattcttcaGTTGTgccaaattatcaataatttttcatcgttgacaatttaaaatgcttagaataaataaatttaatttatttttttaatttgttctactaatttgattattatcaaAGTTTTGGCACttttaatgtacaataaaaatcttaatttttatatgtttcaatgaattttataaattactaatgttCTTATTACatactcaaattaaaaaaaaaaaagttaaatttatttattttaatgaaccaTTTCAAATGGCATAGATGAATACTCAAATTTTGTTagatacaattttcaaattattccgAGTCAACGATCTGAAATGATTAATGTTTTGGCACAATTGTGGAATgtatgtgattttttaagttaaatgtaCGATGAaaacctttatttttttatggttcAATTAGTTGTAGATATAAAAAGgagaacttaaatttattttttccaatagAACATatgaaattgtattaataattaatcaaagtgTGTTAGACGTAATTTACacattattctttataaacaatgaataattattaataatacggCACAATTGAGCAATATTCgactattttttaagaaaaatatacgctgaaaacttttttctagaTGTATCAATTAGTTCcagacattaaaaaaaaataaacagtgttaataaataatcaaactaacttaaacataattttcaaattgttccatgccagtaataaaaattgttaataattttacacaattgAGAAATATATGTACGTGTattctttaagaaaaatatacgaTGAAAAGCTTTATTTTGCAGACATTAAAAGAAAGAGAATTAGTTAtcttatttattctaattactcatttaactttttatttagaattaatcaAATGGTGCTAAATACAATTATGAGTATTGTATGATCgtttttaaggaaaatatacCATACAAGCTTCTCATGCACTAaacagttattaatattaaaatttatttattgtaaaccattttatattacataaagtaataaataatcaaattgtgCTAGATACAGTTTTAACACTATTCAATGTCATACGGTTTTGTgtgttctaattaattatagaactTAATAagctgtttaattaaatatttattaattgacataATAATTAGTAGAGCTtcgatcaatttttattataggtTAGAGATTTcactaatcaattattattaatattattttttagattatgtgtgtgttcaataaaatatgacgaaatgaatgaaataccATAAAACTTTACTTGTGAAGTTTCAATGGAATTGTAAAGCAGGTGAAATACATTTATAGCATTTAATCGTGAACACGAAAAGTTAGTTTCGCAATTTGCAGCTTAACGAACTTTTGTTTTAGGACGTTTACATCtatagacaattttaaattgtaatgtcTGTGATTGTATtgtgtgaaatttttaatggcgTCCTTACAATAATCTCACAATTTGTTGatgtttaactttatttaccGATCAATCAGTCCACACTTACACACATTTACCTATTCATGGttcgcatttatttatttatgattttactcATATTTCCTGTCTTTTGTCATTTATGTTAATAGACCTTTGTATTTGACACTTCACCTCTATTACCTGACCcacataatcaaatttatcgcCCAAGTTGTAATGCGTTTATGGTATATCACcgatttactttaataataataataataataataaaaattaataaaagttttaaattgtaaaaaattcattataccCCAAAAATAATAGTAGAATGAATTGACATGAATTTGTAATGATTGTTTATTGTACATTGTACATTGTTGTCTAGGACCAAtcgaattaaacaataacaatagaaCAAAATCAAAGCGCTGTGTcccaaaaatatgttaatttagttctatttttactatttttgacGCACACGAAAAACATGTGAACTTCGATTGATTCGAAGTCGAAGGCAGTCGGGGTATTCGGATAACAATTGACCACTAACCAACCACTTACTTACTAATCCTGTTTTccgcacaattttaatttattcctaaTGTACCGTTATTTGATCATATAATCGGATGTATTGAATTAACTGAGAAGCACTGAGAAGTTTAAAAATCGTAAACAATGAGGAATTGGTGGGGGTTGATTACAATACGTAATTTAttcgaaaacaattttaatttttacttatcaGATCCGGATGACATTTAGTTTTAGTTCGAATTTCGTTAAGTGCAGTGCCCGtgccttttatttattctgtaaaaatgttaagttCCTTCTATGAAGACGATGAAAAAAACGATATTGACAAGAAGATATCTGATATCATAGCATCTCATATGAGGAGTTCCCGTGACCAAAGGTTACTGGAGGATCAAGACTGCGAAGGTAAGAGACAGTTCATCTCATTTtggtgtataatatttaatcaagcACACCATCAAATCTTTAAAAGAGCGTTACTCAGCTGGAGGAATTCCTTTTGGACGCGAAAAGAAAGTTACTCTTGTTTATGTTTGACGAAATTTGCGTTAGCTTCAAGAATAACGACCCACATATTGAACATTATCATTTCGCCCCTGTTCGCAAAGTATATAGTTATTCCAGCATAGAATTTTATAACgttgatacattttaaaacgcGTCAAAGTTTTGTTACGAACATAAAGTAGAAAACGTTGTTGAGTTGTCCATAGTATATAGACTTCATAATAACTTTAAGGTGTAAGTTTATATACCACAGAGAACATGTGGGCTTCACTCTAATTAGTCTATCACACCGGattgatattgatttaaacCGAATTCGAACTTTCGAACGAATTTAACGCAAAAACTTTCCTGACGAAATATCGTGCAAGCTACGTTGCTCATTCTTTATTCATCAATTGCACTACCTACACACACAATGTGTTAAAATGGAATTGAATTTTCACGTGTTGCTCTTTTTTTGCACACATTGCGCAATTAACATCCGTCTCTCAAATAAACTCGTCCGTTCTTAAGTTGAATTTATGTCCTCCGTAACAATTgtctaacaattaattaaagacatAACTTAATAAATGACCGTTTCGTCTGGCGTTTGTCTATTTTCATGTCCCAGGAAAGGGATgcacacaaattaatttgggAAGCATCCCAGTTCCGCAGGAAACGTATTGTcaccttttattaaaaaaacaaaacatccataAACTGCAGCAGCCTTTACTGTTCTGGAATATCCAATTACCATAGTTAAGCCACacacaattttttcaatagttGTGTCCAGATGTTGATGTTGTTGTTTGATGGCGTaacaaatcaatataaaaaatggaatcAAGGAGGCAAACGTTTTCTAGCGTCCTGTTTCTCTAAACGTGTGCGTCCCGCCATCTGTTGCCCATTAATTGGACATAACAATGCTTCCTGAAAAAACCTAGTTAGTTACCTAACAATATGTTTTTCTAGATCTTCTCATCAAGGAAAATCCTTACTTCAGTCAGAAATACGAAGACGCTTACCGAAAATCGATCCTAAAACCAGAGGAGTTTTGGGGGGATGTAGGGAATCTAGTCACATGGACGAAACCATGGAAAAAAGTGCTCGATCATTCAAACCCTCCATTTACCAAATGGTATCCGTTTATGATTTGCTAATTTTCGTTTGTTACTCGATTTTTTCTTCTAGGTATGTCGGGGGTGAGTTGAACGCTTGTTACAACGCGGTGGATAGACATGTGGAGGCTGGCAATGGCAATAAGATCGCCATCATCCACGACAGTCCGTTCACTGCGACTGTCCAAAAAGTTAGTTACggtaaattattagataaagtGTCACATTTGGCTGGCGCCCTGGCCAAATTGGGAGTGAGAAAAGGTGACAGGGTTCTAATTTACATGCCCTTGATTCCTGAAACCATCATGGCGATGCTGGCCACTGTTAGATTGGGGGCTGTCCACTCCGTTGTGTTTGGTGGTAAGGTTAATCAATTCGTCGAGCTTTCACCAAAGATAATGTTTGATTATTTGAGGTTTTGCTGCGAGGGAGCTGTGCCATAGGATAAACCACGCCGAGCCAAAAGTTATAATCGCAGCTAGCTGTGGAGTGGAACCCAACAAAATCATCAGATACAAAGACATATTGAATGAAGCCATCGAGTACTCTTGTCATAAGCCTTCGAAGTGTATAATATTCCAAAGAAGAAACATCGAATCGTGCGCTTTAGATGTAGAAATGGATATTTTGTGGGAGGACGCCTTAAAAATGGCCGGACCACACGAGTGCGTTTCAGTGGAAGCAAACGAtcctttgtatattttgtacacGTCTGGCACCACAGGTAGTTGTTAGATACATGACTTCATTGTTTTTACCATTGTATGTaccaatgaattaaattacagtATTTTACAGACCAACCCAAGGGTATCCAAAGACCAGTCGGTGGTCACATTGCGACCCTCACGTGGACCATGAGTAATATCTACGGAATGAAACCGGACGACGTGTGGTGGGTGGCCAGTGATTTAGGTTGGGTCGTAGGCCATTCATACATTTGTTACGGACCTTTGCTCTACGGCATAACGACAGTGATGTACGAAGGGAAGCCCGACAGAACCCCCAATCCTGGAAGTTACTTCAGGTAAACTCGAAGATCAGACGAAGAAACGTAATGACCCTCCGTAATTTCAGAATAATAAACGAGCACAAGGTCAACGCCATGTTCTCGGTACCAACAGCGTTCCGTGTGATCAAACGCGAGGACCCGGAAGTCGAATTTGGACGCAAATATGCCATAAATAGTCTCAGGACTATATTCGTGGCAGGTGAACACTGCGACTACGAGACCAAGTCGTGGATGGAGAAGATATTTAAAGTGCCAGTTTTGAACCATTGGTGGCAAACTGAGACCGGCCACGCCATCACGGCCTCCTGTTTAGGCTTGAGGAATAGCTTGAGCCCTCCGAAGTATTCTTCGGGGATGCCCGTTCCCGGGTACAACATTCAAGTGTTAAGGGATGACGGAACTGAGACTAAACCTCACGAATTAGGCAGAATAGCTATAAAACTGCCGCTGCCGCCTGGTACCGTTAGCACCTTGTATGAGGCACCGGAGCGTTTCTGCCAGACCTACTTCAACAAGTATCcggtaagttttttataacatttctgTTGCAAGTCACTGAAGGAATGTTTTAGGGGTATTATGATACAATGGATGCGGGTTATGTGGATGAGTACGGATACATTTATGTAACTGCCAGAGATGATGATGTTATAAATGTGGCCGGCCATAGAATATCAACAGCAGCCTTAGAAAATGTTGTTCTCGCCCATCCTGATATAGCGGATGCTACGGTTGTTGGTGTTCCGGAAGCCACCAAAGGGGAAGTCCCTCTTTGTTTGTTTGTCATTAAAAAGAGTAAGTGTATTTGAAAATCGTCTTACGATGGTGGTTCATAGTGTATTTTAGACGCTAGGAAAAATGAATCAACTATAGCGAGGGATTTGATGAGAATGATAAGGGAATTGGTGGGTCCCATAGCAGCCTTCAAGATGGCTGTGTCGGTACCAGCTTTACCTCGCACGAGGTCCGGAAAAACTTGTAGGAAATCTATTTCAGACTTAGCCAGGGATAAACAGATCAAggtaattggaaaataataagaGTGAATAAAGAAAACACTGTTGCAtacgaaataatattttattgtagataTCTCCAACGGTAGAAGATCCAACAGTTTACAAAGATATCAAAGCCACCCTTCAAAAACTGGGTTTCGCACGCACAGTGCAAGATTTCCAGTAAAacgaagttaaaaatataaagaatgacGAATAGCAATAAATGTACggtttacaatattatattttattttattttattaaataggtaattttagaatattctgtaacttattatattatgtacttCATACTAATTGTTGGTTAGTTAGCAAACACTGTAACAGTACTGTGTCTACACTTAAACAATTatcctttttattaaataaatacattacaataccaataaattaatttttggttacTTGAATCCTTCCATCTCATcttgtaaaattgatttaaaccagtaataaaacaaattattaattaatcaaaattttccaATCAGTACTTGGTTGATCCTCCCTTGCTCTGCTGACAGCTTCCACCCCCCTTGGCATATCCCAGTTAacgaacaattttttaatctcaACCTCGCCAATTTTCACTAAAAGCTCTTCCAAATTTTGAGGCTGATGGGTTCAGTCAGTTTCAGCGATTACGAGACCAAATCGTGGATGGAGATAGTACCATTGATGGCAAACTGGGACTCCTATTTAGCTTTAAGGAATAGCTATAAAACTGCTGCTACCGACTTGAACTGCTAGTACCTTGTAGGTTCTGTCAGATCTATCTCTTATTGAAGAGATGTTACAGAGGTATTACGGTACAAATGCAGCGTTGAAAAATGTCGTCTATACTGATCAGTGGATGCTACAGTTGTTGGTGGTCCGGAAGCGACTGAAGAAGAGATTCCTCtttgttcattaataaaaatagaaagtgTATTTGAAGATTGCACTTACCTTGCTATTTGCCCTCACAATGGCGGTTcatgatatattttagatgCTAGGAAAAAGAGAGAAATCTGATGAGCTCCAATTGTAGCTTTCAAGACGGTGGTGTCTGTGCCTCGCACCATATTCGGAGA from Aethina tumida isolate Nest 87 chromosome 1, icAetTumi1.1, whole genome shotgun sequence includes:
- the LOC109594710 gene encoding acyl-CoA synthetase short-chain family member 3, mitochondrial, which gives rise to MLSSFYEDDEKNDIDKKISDIIASHMRSSRDQRLLEDQDCEDLLIKENPYFSQKYEDAYRKSILKPEEFWGDVGNLVTWTKPWKKVLDHSNPPFTKWYVGGELNACYNAVDRHVEAGNGNKIAIIHDSPFTATVQKVSYGKLLDKVSHLAGALAKLGVRKGDRVLIYMPLIPETIMAMLATVRLGAVHSVVFGGFAARELCHRINHAEPKVIIAASCGVEPNKIIRYKDILNEAIEYSCHKPSKCIIFQRRNIESCALDVEMDILWEDALKMAGPHECVSVEANDPLYILYTSGTTDQPKGIQRPVGGHIATLTWTMSNIYGMKPDDVWWVASDLGWVVGHSYICYGPLLYGITTVMYEGKPDRTPNPGSYFRIINEHKVNAMFSVPTAFRVIKREDPEVEFGRKYAINSLRTIFVAGEHCDYETKSWMEKIFKVPVLNHWWQTETGHAITASCLGLRNSLSPPKYSSGMPVPGYNIQVLRDDGTETKPHELGRIAIKLPLPPGTVSTLYEAPERFCQTYFNKYPGYYDTMDAGYVDEYGYIYVTARDDDVINVAGHRISTAALENVVLAHPDIADATVVGVPEATKGEVPLCLFVIKKNARKNESTIARDLMRMIRELVGPIAAFKMAVSVPALPRTRSGKTCRKSISDLARDKQIKISPTVEDPTVYKDIKATLQKLGFARTVQDFQ